TGTCTGACGGCGGAAATTTCTCGCCATTGCTTAACACTAGAATATCCTTGATGCGACCAGTAATGTGGATATAACCCTGTTCGTCACACTTTGCCTGATCCCCAGTATGCAGCCAGCCATCGACATCAATCGTTTGGGCAGTGGCTTTATGATTATTCCAATAGCCCAGCATTTTTCCTGGACCATCAACGAGTAGTTCCTGATTTTCTGGGTCGATTTTGGTGGTGACACCTGGGATCGGCGGGCCAACACTTTGCGGACGGTTTTTTTCAGGCGGATTAACGCTGATAATCGGGCTGGTTTCAGTCAGTCCGTAGCCTTGTATCAGTCGTAACTGGAGTCCGATAAACAGTTTTGCCGCATAGCCGGGCAAAGCAGCGCCTCCACTGACGGCTAATCGTAGACGCCCACCGAGACGTTGCAGGAATTTGTCCGCAATTTTATTTCCTAATATCGGCCAAAGTATTTGAATCACATGCCAGTTAGCTTGCTTTTGTTGCCATAAAAATCGTCGCCATCCGGCGTGAATCACTAGTTTGAATAAACATTTTTGAAACCAGGACTTTGTCGCTAATTGCTGGTTTAGTTGTGCAGAAAAACGTTCGAAAAGCCGTGGTACAGCTATCAGGATAGTCGGTTTTACTTGCCGTAAATCGTCCGGCAATTTTGCTACTCCCCGCGAGTAGGTAACGCTGGCACCAGCCATCATGGGTAGATAATAACCACCCGTGCGTTCCAAGGTATGTGATAAGGGGAGGAAGGAGAGAAACACATCATCATGAAAAACATCAAAAAACTGCAGCGCACCATAGGCTACTGAGAGCATGTTTTGATGACTGAGCATGACGCCTTTAGGCCGTCCCGTGGTGCCCGAAGTATAGATAATGGAAGCTAATTTATAGCCATCCAAATCTTTTCTAATCAGCGTTTGGTGTGGATAACGGTCTAACCATCTGTCGCTATCCAAAACAGCAATATCGCCTTCTTCATCTTTTTCCAAATTTAGAATGACCACTTTTTCAATGGCATGTTGTTCTGTCAAAGCAGACTTTAGCTGTTGCCATTGTCGTTTTGATTGAAGTAACAGGATTTTGCTGTCCGTTTGCTCCAAAATATAGGCCATATTGTCCGGCCGATCTTCAGGATAAAGCGGCACAGTGACTAGCCCCAGACTCATCGCTGCAATGTCGAAGTAAACCCACTCTGGGCAATTACGCAGATTTAATGCGACGCGCTCACCCGGAGTTAGTCCTGCCGAAGCGAGTGCGCGCTGCCATCGACTAATCTGCTCAGCTGTTTGTTGCCAGGTGAGACTGTGCCAACGCTGACTCGCTGCATCAAAATACTGGTACGCTGTGTTATCGGGACAACGCGCCAAACGTTCAAAGAAAAGACCAGGTAAACTGCCCGCAACGTCAGGGGCAATCACATCTACCTGTGTTGGGTTTAATTGAGTATCCACCGCATTTGTACCGCAAACAGGTCAATATGGGTCTGATAAGTCCCATTTAGTCGGTAGCCATTATCGTTCACATCATCAATGTGGCTGTCTGACACAAATAAATGCGCGTAGGCAGCGTCGATCTTGATATTTTCATTGTAAGAATAGGTCGCACCAAACGCTAGCCATTTACGATTTTGATCTGGAATTCTGGGGGTGCGTAATGTGCTGTCAGGAACCGGCGTTTCGTCATAAGCAATGCCGGCGCGCCATTGCCATTGGTTACCAGGCGTATACTCTATTCCGATACCGTAGCGCATGGTGTCATCCCAATCTTGCGTTTTTTCACTGTTCAAGGCCACAACAGGGGAGTCAATAATCAAGGCATCAAACCGGCTCCAACGCGTCCAGGTGGCATCGGCCATGATCGCCCAGTTTGAATTAAACTGATGATGCAATGCCAATGACACAATTTCAGGTAACGTCAC
The genomic region above belongs to Methylophaga frappieri and contains:
- a CDS encoding AMP-dependent synthetase/ligase, which translates into the protein MDTQLNPTQVDVIAPDVAGSLPGLFFERLARCPDNTAYQYFDAASQRWHSLTWQQTAEQISRWQRALASAGLTPGERVALNLRNCPEWVYFDIAAMSLGLVTVPLYPEDRPDNMAYILEQTDSKILLLQSKRQWQQLKSALTEQHAIEKVVILNLEKDEEGDIAVLDSDRWLDRYPHQTLIRKDLDGYKLASIIYTSGTTGRPKGVMLSHQNMLSVAYGALQFFDVFHDDVFLSFLPLSHTLERTGGYYLPMMAGASVTYSRGVAKLPDDLRQVKPTILIAVPRLFERFSAQLNQQLATKSWFQKCLFKLVIHAGWRRFLWQQKQANWHVIQILWPILGNKIADKFLQRLGGRLRLAVSGGAALPGYAAKLFIGLQLRLIQGYGLTETSPIISVNPPEKNRPQSVGPPIPGVTTKIDPENQELLVDGPGKMLGYWNNHKATAQTIDVDGWLHTGDQAKCDEQGYIHITGRIKDILVLSNGEKFPPSDIENALLQDPLFEQAIVVGEGQSYLAALLVLDGEAWQALAQSLGLDPMRSDSLQDKTLQQTVLKRCRNLLRDFPAYVRIRRIALTLHPWTIENGLLTPTMKVRREAIIKRYQADIDALFAADSA